In a single window of the Salmo trutta chromosome 23, fSalTru1.1, whole genome shotgun sequence genome:
- the LOC115159321 gene encoding fibroblast growth factor 10-like, translated as MCIWTVTKGAAAWSCIRLSILSVLLVLLLCPLPSTCHPIAPGVATRSVARLSRAANASSDTVVGRHVRSYNHLQGDVRKRKLYSYQKFFLRIDKNGKVNGTKNKDDLYSVLEIKSVDVGIVAIKGLSSNFYLAISKKGELYGARDFGVDCRLTERIEENRYNTYASAEWRNKKKPMFVGLSANGKPMRGKKTRRKNTATHFLPIVV; from the exons ATGTGCATATGGACAGTGACTAAGGGTGCCGCCGCCTGGTCCTGCATTCGTCTGTCCATCCTCTCAGTGCTGCTCGTCCTGCTGCTCTGTCCACTGCCCTCCACGTGTCATCCGATTGCACCTGGGGTCGCCACTCGCTCCGTGGCACGCTTGTCCAGGGCTGCCAACGCCTCTTCAGACACTGTTGTGGGGCGGCATGTGCGCAGCTATAACCATCTCCAAGGAGACGTGCGCAAGAGGAAACTCTACTCCTATCAGAAGTTCTTTCTCAGGATTGATAAAAATGGCAAAGTCAATGGCACCAAAAACAAAGATGATCTCTACA GTGTGCTGGAGATCAAGTCAGTGGATGTTGGGATCGTGGCCATCAAGGGGCTCAGCAGTAACTTTTACCTGGCAATCAGCAAGAAAGGAGAGCTTTATGGCGCG AGGGACTTTGGTGTTGACTGTCGGTTGACCGAGCGGATTGAGGAGAACAGGTACAACACCTATGCCTCAGCAGAGTGGCGGAACAAGAAGAAGCCCATGTTCGTGGGGCTGAGCGCCAACGGCAAGCCCATGAGGGGCAAGAAAACACGAAGGAAAAACACTGCCACCCACTTCCTGCCCATAGTGGTGTAG